The sequence TACGTGGGCGAGGTGACGCGGGCCCGCCACGTCCGCGTCACCGGGCTGGACCGGCAGGGGCGGCGGATCTGGGTGGACGCCGACGACTTCAAGGCGCGGGCGTTCCAGCACGAGCTCGACCACCTGGAGGGCGTCCTCTACGTGGACAAGGCGCAGCGGCTGGTCCGCCTCCCGCCCGAGACGGCCTACCGGCTGGTCTTCATGGGCACCCCGGAGTTCGGCGTCACGGTCCTGCGCCGCCTGGCCCGGCACGGCTTCAAGCTGGCCGGCGTGGTCACCCAGCCCGACCGGCCCCGGGCGCGGGGGCAGGCGGTCCTCCCCTCCCCGGTCAAGCGCCAGGCGCTGGAGTACGGGCTCCCCCTCCTGGAGCCGGAGAACCCGCGCGAGCCCGGCTTCCTGGAACGGCTGCGGGAGCTCCGCCCGGACGTGATCGTCACCGCCGCCTACGGCTTCGTCCTGCCGCCCGAGGTGCTGGCGGTGCCCAAGCTGGTGGCGCTCAACATCCATCCCTCGCTGCTGCCGCGCTACCGCGGCCCGGCCCCGATCCAGCGGGCGCTGATGGCGGGCGAGAGGGAGACGGGCGTCACCGTCATCCGCATGTCCGAGCGCGTCGACGCGGGCGAGGTGCTGGCGCAGCGCCCGGTCCCCATCGAGCCGGAGGACGACGCGGGCTCGCTGGGGGCGAAGCTGGCGGCGGCCGGTGCGGAGCTGGTGATCGACGTCCTCCATCGCCTCGCGGTCGGCGAGGAGGTGCCGGGCGTCCCGCAGGACGAGTCGGCGGCGACCCGGGCGCCCAAGATCCGCCCCGAGGAAGAGCGCCTGGACTGGAGCCGCCCCGCGGAGCAGCTCCTCCACCAGATCCGCGCGCTCAGCCCCAAGCCCGGCGCCTACACCTTCTACCAGGGGCAGCGGTTCAAGGTCTTCCGCGCCGAGCCGCTGCCGGCGGCCGAGCTCCCGGGAGGCGGGACCGGGGCGCTCCAACCCGGGGAACTGGTGGCGGTGGACGCTCGCTCGGCGGTGGTCGCCTGCGGCCCGGACGGGGGCCAGCGGCTGCGGCTGCTGGAGGTCCAGGCGGCCGGGCGGCGGAGGATGTCCGTGGCCGACTTCCTGCGCGGCAACCCGCTCCGGCCCGGGGAGCGCCTTGGCTGAGAGGCCCGGCCGCCGGCCGGCCGGAGCCGGCCGGAGCCGGCGCGGCGCCCGGGAGGTGGCGCTCCGCGCCTGCCTGAGGGTGGAGGAGGGCGCGCGCAGCCGCGAGGCGCTGGAGGCCGAGCTGGCCCGGGCGCCGGGCCTGGCTGCCGCCGACCGGCACCTGGCCACGGAGCTGACCTACGGCACCGTCCGCTGGCTGCGCCGCTTCGACTTCCTCCTGGCGCGGACCTCCCGCCGGCCGCTGGCCCGGCTGCAGCCGCCGCTCCGCTGGGCGCTCCGGATGGCCCTCTACCAGCTGGAGCAGATGAAGATCCCCGAGCACGCGGCGCTCCACGAGACGCTGGAGGCGCTGCGGGCGGTGGCGGGCCCGGCGCCGGTCGGCTATGCCAACGGGGTGCTGCGGGAGGCGCTCCGCCGCCGCGGCGAGTGGAGCTGGCCCGACGACGGCTCACCCGGGAGCCTGGCCGTCCGCCACTCCTTCCCGGACTGGCTGGCGCGCCGCTGGGTGGAGCGGTACGGGGGCGAGGAGGCGGAGCGCCTGATGCGGACCATGAACGTGCCGCCGCCTCTGACCGTCCGGCTCAACCGGCTCCGCGCCCGGCCGCAGGAGGCGCTGGAGCGCCTCCGGGCGGCAGGCCTGGAGGCGCGGGCGGGCCGCTACGAGCCGCAGGCGCTGGAGGTGCGGGGCGCCGCGCCCCGGGAGCTCCCGGGCTGGGAGGAAGGCTGGTACCAGGTCCAGTCCGAGGCGTCCATCCTGGTCGGGCGCACCGTCGGCGCCCGTCCGGGCGAGCGGGTCCTGGACGTGGCGGCCGCGCCGGGCGGGAAGAGCACCCACCTGGCGGAGCAGATGGAGGACCGGGGGCTGGTGCTGGCCGTGGACGTGGATGCACGGCGGCTCGGCCGGGTGGAGGAGAACGCCCGCCGGCTCGGCCTCCGCTCGATCCGCGTCCTGGCCGAGGATGCGCGCCACCTGGCGGAGCGTCTGGAGGCCGCCTCCTTCGACCGCCTCCTGGTGGACGCACCCTGTACCGGCACGGGCGTGCTCAACCGCCGGGCGGAGGCTCGCTGGCGGAAGCGCCCGCAGGACGTGGGCCGGGCGGCCCGCCTGCAGGCGGAGATCCTGGACGGAGTGGCTCCCTTGCTCCGGCGCGGGGGGACGCTGGTCTATTCGACGTGTACACTCGAACCTGAGGAGAACCGTGAGACGGTGGAGAGCTTCCTGAGGCGGTGGCCGGGCTACCGGTGGGATCCGCTGGCTCCCTGGCTGCCGCCGGCGCTGGCCGGGCGGGTCGAGCGGGAGGGCGAGATCCAGTTCCTGCCGCAGCGCGACGGTCTGGATGGCCACTACATCGCCCGGCTGGTTCGGGAGGCGTGAGCGATGCAAGACGAGAGGCAGGCGGCCGCGGGGCTGCCCGATCCGCGGGGCATGGACCGGCAGGAGCTGGAGGCGTTCGCGCGGAGCGAGGGGCAGCCCGCCTACCGCGGCCGCCAGCTCTTCCGCTGGATCCAGGGGAGGGCCGCCACCGACTTCGAGAGCATGACCGACCTGCCGGCGGGCTGGCGGGCCAGCCTTGCCGGGCGGATTCCTCTCGAGCCGGCGGAGGTGGTCCGGCGGCAGGTCGATCCGGAGGACGGGACGGTCAAGCTCCTCCTGCGCCTGCGGGACGGCGAGCTGGTGGAGACGGTGCGCATGCGCTACCGGTACGGTACCAGCGCCTGCATCTCCACCCAGGCGGGCTGCAACGTCGGCTGCCGCTTCTGCGCCTCCACCCTGGGGGGGAAGCGGCGCGACCTGACGGCGGGGGAGATGGCGGAGCAGGCGCTGGCCATCCAGCGCGAGCTCCTCCCCCACGGCGAGCGGCTCTCGCGGCTGGTCCTGATGGGCATGGGAGAGCCGCTGGAGAACTATGAAGAGACGGTCCGCTTCCTCCGCCTGGCGCACGAGCCCGAGGGGATGGCCATCTCCTACCGGCGCATGACCGTCTCCACCTCCGGGGTGGCGCCGGCCATCGAGCGGCTGGCGGGGGAAGGGCTCCCGGTGACGCTCGCCATCTCGCTCCACGCGCCCAACGACGAGCTCCGGCGGCGGCTGGTGCCCATGAACAACCGCTACCCGCTGGCGCGGCTGCTGGAAGCGGCGCGGAGCTACCTGGAGCGGACGGGACGACGGCTCACCTTCGAATACGTGCTGATCGACCGCGTCAACGACGAGCCGGAGCACGCCCGGGAGCTGGCCGCGCTCCTCCACGGGCTGCTCTGCCACGTCAACCTGATCCCGCTCAACGAATCGGGCCGGGGTCTGGTCAGCTCGCCGCCGGAGAGGATCGAAGCCTTCCGGCGGGTCCTGGAGCGAAGCGGCCTGCAGGTGACGGTCCGGCGCTCGCTGGGACAGCAGATCGACGCCGCCTGCGGGCAGCTCCGCCGCCGCGAGGTGGCCGGGGGGGAGCGACGCCGGGCGCCGCTCCCCCGCTGACGGGGGAGCCCGCGTGCCGCCGGGCGGTCCTGGGCGGGGGCGGGCGGGAAGCGGGTCGGGGAGGGAGCGGCATGCGGGTCGACGCGGCCAGTGACGTGGGCAAGGTCCGCCCTCGCAACGAGGACGCCTGGGTCTGGCGCCGTATCCGGACGCTGGAGCTCCTGGCGGTGGCCGACGGGCTGGGCGGTCACAGGGCCGGCGACGTGGCCAGCCGGCTGGCGCTGGACGAGCTGGCCAAGGGGCTGGACGTGGACGGCGCCGAGACGGGGGAGGCCAGCCGGGAGAGCCTGCTCCGGGCCGTCCGCAGGGCGAACCAGGCGGTCTGGGAGGCCGCCCGGGCGCGGGCCGAATGGCAGGGCATGGGGACCACGCTCACCGCGGCGCTGGTCGACGGCGACCGGCTCACCCTGGCCCATGTGGGCGACAGCCGTGCCTACCTGTGGCGGGCCGGATCCCTCCGCCAGCTGACCTCCGACCACTCGCTGGTGCAGGCGCTGGTCGCCCGGGGCGCCCTCAGCGAGGAGGAGGCCGAGCATGTCCCCGAACGGCATATCCTCACCCGGGCGGTGGGGACGTCCCCCGAGGTGGAGGTCGACGTCCTCGAGATCCGCCTGGAGCCGGGGGACCGCCTGGTCCTGGCGACCGACGGGCTGAGCGCCGCCCTGAACAAGGAGCAGGTGGCCGCTCTCCTGGCGGAGGGCGGCGATCGGCCGGCCCATCGCCTGGTGGAGGCGGCCAACCGGGGCGGAGCTCCCGACAACGTGACGGTGCTGGTCGCCGATCTCCCCGCCGGCGGGGAGGAGCAGGACCAGACCGGCCTGGCCGCGGGTGGTCTCGGGTGATCGGACGGGTTCTCGGTGGCCGCTACGAGATCCTGACCCGCCTGGGCGGGGGCGGCATGGCCGTGGTCTACAAGGGCCTCGACCGTCTGCTCAACCGGGCCGTGGCGGTCAAGGTCCTGCGGGAACAGTACTCGACGGACCCCGAGTTCGTCCGGCGCTTCCGGCGGGAGGCCCAGGCGGCCGCCATGCTGGCCCATCCCAACATCGTCAACGTCTACGACGTGGGCGACGAGGGCGAGCTTCATTACATCGTGATGGAGTATGTCGAGGGGCGGACGCTCCGCCAGGTGCTGGACGAGGAAGGGAGGCTCCCCCCGGCGCGGGCGGCGCGCATCGCCGTCCAGATCCTGGACGCGCTCGACGAGGCGCACCGCCACGGCGTCATCCACCGGGACGTCAAGCCGGACAACATCCTCCTCACCCGGGACGACCGGGTGAAGGTGGCCGACTTCGGCATCGCGCGCGCGGTGACGCAGGCCACGCTGGTCCCCACCGGGGCGATCCTGGGCTCGGCCCACTACATCTCGCCGGAGCAGGCGCGAGGCAGCCCTCTCGACGGCCGCTCGGACCTCTATTCGGTGGGCGTGCTCCTCTTCCAGCTGCTCAGCGGGGAGCTCCCCTACGACGGGGAGAGCCCGGTGGAGGTGGCGCTCAAGCGTTTCCAGCAGGATCCGCCCGACCTCTCGCTCCTGGCGCCCGGCGTCCCCGCCGCCCTGGCGGCGGTGGTGCGGAAGGCCATGGCGCGCCAACCCGGCCTCCGCTACGGCTCGGCCGCCGCCATGGCCGAGGATCTCCGCGCCTTCCTGCTGGGCCAGCCGCTCTCCCACGCGGTGCGCCTGGAGCCGCCGCCGGATGGGGAGGCGACCATCGAGCTGGGCCGCGCCCCGAGGCCGAGCGGGGAGGAGGCCGGTGAGGCCGCTGCGCCGTCCAAGGGGGGCCGCGGCGGCGGGAAGCGGGCGCCGGCCCCGCAGCGACGGGGACGCCGGCTCTGGGCCCTGGTGGGGGCGATCGTGCTCCTGCTGGCCGCCGGTGGTTACGGCGCCTGGCGGTTGAGCCGCTGGTTCGACGTGCCCACGGTCCGCGTCCCTTCGGTGGTCGGGCAGAGCCTCAGCCAGGCGACGCGCACCCTGCAGGGGGCGCAGCTCACCCTGAGCGTGGCCGACCAGCGGTACAGCCAGCGCTACCCGGCCAACACCGTCATCTCCCAGGATCCCCGGCCGGGGGCGCAGGTGAAGGCGGGGCAGCCGGTCCGGGTGGTGGTCTCGCAGGGACCCCAGCAGGTGACGGTGCCCGCGGTGGGCAACATGCGCCAGAGCCAGGCCGAGGCGGTTCTCGCGGCGCGCGGGCTGCGGACCCAGGTGGTCCAGCAGTACAGCGACTCCGTGGCCACCGGTTACGTGATCGACCAGTCGCCCGCCCCCGGTTCGCCGGTCTCCCAGGGGAGCACGGTCACCCTGACCGTCAGCCAGGGGCCCAGCGTCACGCAGGTGGTGGTGCCGCCGCTGGTCGGCCTGAGCGTGGACGACGCCTTGGGCCGGCTCCGCTCGAGCCAGCTGGTCCCCGGCAAGATGAGCTACCAGCGCTCGGGCTACCCGGCGGGGATCGTGGTCTCCACCTCGCCCGCCTCGGGGCAGATGGTGGGGTCCGGCAGCTCCGTCGATCTGGTGATCAGCCAGGGCTGCGTCAACCAGGCGCAGCCGACGATCACCGTCCAGGGCGGGGGGGACCAGACCGTCCAGGTCCGGGTCGACTTGTCGGACGCGTCCGGTACGCGCACCATCTACGAGGCGCCCCACGCGCCCGGCGACAGCTTCCAGGTGAACGCCTGCTGGGGGAAGGGCGACGCCTACCTGAAGGTCTACGAGAACGGCAACCTGGTCAACCCTCCGGACGGGCAGCTGCTGAAGGGAGGCACGCCTTGAGCCTGACGGGGCGGGTCGTCAAGGTCCTCAACCAGTGGTACCAGGTGGAGACGACCGAGGGCACCCTGCCGGCACGGCCGCGGGGCCGCCTGCGCCGCGGCGAGGAAGGGGCCCCGGTGGCGGGCGACCTGGTCGAGCTGTGGCGGGCTTCCGACGGGACCGCGCGGATCGAACGGCTGCTGCCGCGCCGGAATCGGCTGGAGCGGCCGCCGGTGGCCAACGTGGACCTCCTCCTGGTGGTCGCATCCTGGGTGGAGCCGCGGGTCGTGCCGGAGCTGGTCGACCGGGCGCTGGTCGAGGCGGAACGCCAGTCCATCCCGGCGGCGCTGGTGGTCAACAAGGTGGACCGGATCGCCGGCCGGCCGGAGCTCCTGGACGAGGCGCGCCGCTTCCTGGAGGCCTACCGGCGGGTGGGGTACCCCGCGCTCTTCACCTCCGCCCGCGACGGCACCGGCCTCGCGGAGCTGCGAACGCTCCTCCGGGGCAGCCTGGTGGTGCTGGCAGGCGCCAGCGGGGTGGGGAAGTCGAGCCTGCTCAACGCGCTCATCCCCGGCGCAAGGCTCCGGACCGGCATGCTCAGCCGGGCCGAGCGCGGCACCCACACCACCCGCCACGTGGAGCTGCTGCCCATGCAGGGGGGCGGCTGGGTGGCCGACACGCCGGGCTTTGTCCGCCTCGACCCGCCCGCCCTGGCGGAGCCCGAGGACCTCCGCCGCTACTTCCCCGAATTCCGGGAGCCGGCCGCTCTCTGCCGCTTTCGGGACTGCCTCCACCTGGAGGAGCCCGAGTGCGGGGTGCGTCGGGCGGTGGAGCAGGGCGAGATCGACGCCGGCCGCTACGCCCGCTACCGGGGGCTTCTGGAGGAGCTGCGCGCGGTGGCGGAGCGGCGTTGAAGAGGAGGCTGCCAGCCCCATGCCCGTCATGCCCGTGATCGCACCGTCGGTCCTGTCCGCGGACCTCTCCCGCCTGGCCGACTTTGCCGCGCGGATGGAGGCGGCGGGAGCCGGCCGGCTCCACCTGGACGTCATGGACGGCCACTTCGTCCCCAACCTCACCTTCGGCCCCCCGGTGGCGGAGTCGCTCCGCCGCCACTCCCGGCTGCCCTTCGACGTCCACCTGATGGTGGAGGAGCCCGAGGCGTGGATCGACCCCTTTCTGGGGGCGCGGCCGGCGACGCTGGTGGTCCACGCGGAGGCGAGCCGCCACCTGCACAAGCTGCTGGCGACGATCCGCGCGCGCGGCTTCAGGGCCGGGCTGGCCCTCAACCCTGCCACCGGCACGGAGGCGGTCCGCTGGCTCTGGCCGCTCCTGGACCAGATCCTGGTCATGAGCGTCAATCCGGGTCGCGGCGGGCAACGCTTCCTGCCGCTGGCGCTGGAGAAGCTCCGCCTCCTGGCACGGGAGGCGCCACCCGGCTGGAGGGGCGAGCTGGCGGTGGACGGGGGCATCGGCGAGGAGACGGCCGAGGAGGCGGTGGCGGCGGGCGCCGAAGTGCTGGTGGCCGGCGCCTCCCTGGCGCGGGCGGAGGATCCGGGCGCGGCCTTCCAGCGGCTGCGGGCGCTGGCGGAGCGGGCGGCCCGGGGGGCGAGGGGCCGGGCGCCCGGCTCGGGGGAGGCGGGCCGGGGCGGAATAGCCTAGAACGTGCGCCGGCGGACGGCATGGAAGGGGGTGAGGCGGTGCTCTACCTGAGCCAGCTCCTGGGGAGCCGGGTGTACGCGCGCGAGTCGGAGGGCTCCATGGTGCTGGGGCGGCTGGAGGACGTGGTGATCCAGGCGGGGCAGTCGAACCCGGTGGCGCGCGGCTTCATCCTGCGGGGCAGGCGCGGCGACGCCTTCTGGGTGCCCAGCGGGCAGCTGGCGCCCGCCGCCGACGGGCGGCTGGTGGTCAGCTCGCCCCAGCGGTCGATCCGGCTCTTCCTGCCCGAGGCGCGGACCATCCGGCTGGGGTTGGACGTCCTGGACAAGCAGGTGATCGACATCATGGGCCGGAAGGTGGTCCGCGTCAACGACGTCCAGGTGAACTGGGTGGGGGAGACGCTCCGCATCGTCGCCGTCGACGTGGGCTGGAGCGGCTTCCTCCAGAGGCTCGGGCTGGGCTGGCTGACCGGACTGCTGCGCCGGCTGGGGCTGGCCGGGCGGGAGCGCCTGATCCCCTGGGCGCTGGTGGAGCCGCTGGGCTCTCCCTCCTCGCCGCTCAAGCTCGCCATCGCCTGGAACAAGCTGCGGGGCTACCACCCGGCCGACCTGGCCGCGCTCCTGCCCGACCTCGACCCGGAGGAGCAGGTGGCGCTCCTCCGCTCCATGGAGCTCCGGGACGCGGCGGAGGTGATCTCGCGCATCGAGGAGCCGCCGCTTCGCCGTTCGATCCTGGAGCGGCTTCCGACCGGCCTCGCCTCCGACATCCTGGAGCAGATGGCGCCGGACGACGCCGCCGACGTGCTGGCCGAACTGCCCCAGGACGATCAGGAGGCGATCGTGGGCGGGATGGAGCGGGCGGAGCGGACGGACGTGGAGCGGCTGATGCGCTTCGGACCGCACTCGGCGGGCGGTCTGATGACCACCGACTTCATCGCCTTTCCCCAGCGGCTGACGGCCCAGGAGGCGATCGACCGCCTGCGGGTCCTCGCCCCGGACGCCGAGACCATCTACTACCTCTACGTAGTCTCCGAGGAGGGCCGGCTGGTGGGGACACTCTCCCTCCGCGACCTGATCGTCGCGCCGCCCGATCGCCCGCTGGACGCGATCATGCACCGGCGTGTGGTCTCGGTCCCCCTGGAGGCGGACGAGGAGACGGTGGTGGACGTGATGGCCCGCTACGACTTCCTGGCGCTGCCCGTGGTCGACGAGCAGCATCGCCTCCAGGGGATCATCACCTACGACGACGTCATGGACGTGGTGCTGGAGCGGGGCGGGTGGAAGAGGCGGCTGCGCGCCCGCGACTGAGGACCGCGATGCGACGGGCCGGCGGGTCTCCTCGGGTCCGGTCCCGTGCGGCCCGCCCGCGAGCGCGGGCCGGAAGGAACCCGGCCGAGGCCGTGCGACATAGAGTGGACTCCGCCCCGCCCTGCGGGCCGGAGGAAGGAGGTTGCCCAGTGCGGTTCATCGTGATCCGGCTGCCGGCCTGGCTGCGCCCGCTGTTGCGCCGGCTGGCGGGCTGAACCGGCCGCGGCGGCTGGCGGGGCGCCCCCCTGGCGCCCCGCGGCCGGCGGGCGCGCCGACCGGACGTCGAACGGAGGAAGCGAGCCTGCGACGGGGCTCCGCGCGGAGCTCCCGGTCCTTCGCCAGGCCTTCGCTAGACCGCGCGCCGAACCCGGCCCGAGCGGAGGCAACGGGTGCAGACGCGCAGCCTCCTCCTCCCCTCCGCGGTCTCGACGCTCACCCTCTGCAGGTTGGGGCGCCAGACCCGGTTCCCCTTCCGGTTGGAGTGGCTGACCGAATGTCCGAAGGCCACCTCGCGACCGCAGAGTTCGCATCGCCTGGACACTGCCACCGCATCCTCTCGATCCAAGGCTGGAAACAGGCACCCCGCATGCTACCATCCCGGCGCCGCGGGCCGCAACCGGGCCGGGGCCGTGGACCGGCCCGCCGGCTGGGCCTGTGCTATCATTTCTGCGTCGCTCTGCGTCGCCGGCCGGCCGCGTGCCGGCCCCAGGAAAGGATCGGTGAGCCGGATGGGCCGCGAGATCGAGACGGCGCTCGGCACGGTGGAGATCAGCGAGGACGCGATCGCCATGTTGGCGGGGCACGCGCTGCAGCAGTGCTACGGCGTCACCGGGGTGGCCAGCCGCGGGCTGGAGGGGCTGGCCGGCGCCCTGGGGCTCGGCTCGCCCGGCCGCGGCATCTCCGTCCACCTGAGCGCGGAGCGGCTGACCCTCGACGTCGCCGTCGTCGTCGGCTTCGGCACCCGCATCTCGGAGGTCGCCCAGAACGCGCGCGAGCAGATCCGCTATAGCGTCGAGCAGGCGACGGGACTCAAGGTGGACCAGGTGAACATCGAGGTGGCGGATATCCAGCTCGACCGCCAGGAGCGTGGCGGGAGAGGCCGGCGCTGAGCGCGGGGGGATCGCCTTGGAAGTGCGCGAGTTGAACGGGCGGGGACTGCTGGCGGCCACCGAGGCCGCGGCGGAGCGGCTGGCTCTGCACGAAGCCGAAGTCAACGCGCTCAACGTCTTCCCGGTGCCGGACGGCGACACGGGCAACAACATGAGCCAGACGATCCAGAACGCGCTGCGCGAGGCCCAACGGTCCGGGAGTTCCCTGGGCGAGGTGGCCCGGGCCCTGGCCCAGGGGGCGCTGATGGGCGCGCGCGGCAACTCCGGCGTCATCCTCTCGCAGCTTCTGCGCGGCTTCGCCGATGGGCTCCGGGGGATGGAGAGGGCGGGGCCCCAGCAGGTGGCGGCCGCCATGCGCCGCGGCGTGGAGACGGCCTACCGGGCGGTGATGAAGCCGGTCGAGGGAACGATCCTGACGGTCGCCCGGCGCGCCGCCGAGGCCGCGGAGGAAGCCGCGCGCCAGGGGGCCGGGCTCTCCCGCCTCCTCAGCCGCGCCCTGGAGGCGGCGCGGCAGGCGCTGGCCGAGACACCGCGGATGCTGGAGGTGCTGCGGCACGCAGGCGTCGTCGACTCCGGCGGGCAGGGCTTGGTCTACCTGCTGGAGGGCGCCAGCGAGAGGATCGGGACGGGCGGCGGGCTGGGGGTGGCCTCGCCACCCTCGGGCGCGGCGGCGCAGGCCGTGCCGGCCGCCGCCCTTCCCGCGGCGGAGGAGTCCGGGCAGGCCGAGAGGGCTGGTGGAGCCGGCCTTGCGGCCTACCGCGAGGAAGCGGTCCGCCAGATGGAGCACCCGTACGAGACGGAGTTCTTCCTGGTGGCCGCGGCGGGGCCCGATTTCCCGCGCTGGCGGCGGGAGCTGGCGGCCATGGGCTCGAGCCTGGTGGTGGTGGAGGGGGAGCGGATGGCCCGCGTCCACATCCACACCGCGGACCCGGGCCGGGTGCTCAGCTGGGCGGTCCGACA comes from Bacillota bacterium and encodes:
- a CDS encoding DAK2 domain-containing protein, with protein sequence MRELNGRGLLAATEAAAERLALHEAEVNALNVFPVPDGDTGNNMSQTIQNALREAQRSGSSLGEVARALAQGALMGARGNSGVILSQLLRGFADGLRGMERAGPQQVAAAMRRGVETAYRAVMKPVEGTILTVARRAAEAAEEAARQGAGLSRLLSRALEAARQALAETPRMLEVLRHAGVVDSGGQGLVYLLEGASERIGTGGGLGVASPPSGAAAQAVPAAALPAAEESGQAERAGGAGLAAYREEAVRQMEHPYETEFFLVAAAGPDFPRWRRELAAMGSSLVVVEGERMARVHIHTADPGRVLSWAVRQGELRDVSVVNLRLQSETYAQTAAGERAAEAGERPAPVPAVAVVAVVQGEGMERVYRSLGARRLVRAGATFNPSTEEILEAIRSVPEEAVIVLPNHRNVRMAAEQAARLAVGRRVEVVPTADMAQGIAALMNFVPDQGLEASLSAMREALASVRTGMVTRAVREATLDGVEVREGEFLALHGNELVHAGPDLEETTLALVERLAGEDARLITLIYGEGVDEGRAKALARQVEQAVPACEVQVERGDQPLYPYLVAAE